From Parasphaerochaeta coccoides DSM 17374, a single genomic window includes:
- the uvrC gene encoding excinuclease ABC subunit UvrC produces the protein MKDDDAGTTGNETDAASAVEGMPPREQARALPHAPGVYVMKDSSGHVIYVGKAKDLRKRVTSYFLSGRNIKTEALVRKISDIDHIIVGTDYEALILENNLIKKYAPHYNISLKDGKSYPLIRITAEPFPKVFKTRRVIKDGSSYYGPYPDAHKLDTCLELISKIFPLRRCGSPLRMREKPCLYHHIGMCAGPCIGAVTEEQYKTYVDQVRKFLEDGSESLEEKIRAEMASASKKLDFETAAAKRDVLLALESVNRTRQVEDFSDESRDYAAIEMRAPLCTVSIMQIREGKLIGRALYRAETLGDETETLLNFLMQYYADGEQLPKTLYVSHEIDTDLIRQYFSQTHDRHIEVTLPMEGKHFRIVKMAAENAARDVEKRLRSRDNTGALEELAQELGLEAPPMLIEGFDIAQLAGKYTVASLISFRDGNPDPKNYRRFNIKSLDGRIDDFEAVREAIARRYTRVLNENLEKPGLIMIDGGKGQVGAAREILDSLGLSDIPLVGLAKDLEEIVFDDDRPSLLLPEDSPALRVLIAVRDECHRFATNANQRLRSQDATFKLLESVEGVGSARSARIMRTFGSLDALLSASEEDIASKAKIPLIVARKILRKLNL, from the coding sequence ATGAAGGACGATGATGCCGGAACGACTGGAAACGAAACGGATGCCGCTTCCGCTGTAGAGGGAATGCCCCCACGGGAACAAGCGCGCGCCTTGCCCCATGCCCCCGGCGTCTATGTCATGAAGGATTCTTCCGGACACGTCATCTACGTAGGCAAGGCGAAAGACCTTCGCAAGCGGGTGACGAGCTATTTTCTTTCAGGACGGAACATCAAGACCGAGGCACTGGTTCGGAAAATTTCCGACATTGATCATATCATTGTCGGTACGGACTATGAAGCTCTGATCCTTGAGAACAATCTAATCAAGAAATATGCGCCTCATTATAATATTTCGCTGAAAGACGGAAAAAGTTATCCTCTGATTCGCATTACCGCCGAACCATTTCCCAAGGTGTTCAAGACACGACGTGTCATCAAGGACGGTTCATCCTATTACGGTCCCTATCCGGACGCCCATAAACTTGACACCTGTCTGGAGTTGATTTCCAAGATTTTTCCTTTGCGCAGATGCGGTTCTCCGTTGAGGATGCGCGAGAAACCTTGTCTGTACCATCATATTGGCATGTGTGCCGGGCCGTGTATCGGAGCGGTCACAGAGGAACAGTACAAGACCTATGTTGACCAGGTGCGCAAGTTCCTTGAAGATGGTTCTGAGAGCCTGGAAGAAAAAATTCGTGCTGAAATGGCTTCTGCGAGCAAGAAACTGGATTTTGAAACGGCAGCAGCCAAGAGAGATGTGCTTCTTGCCCTGGAATCAGTGAACCGAACACGTCAGGTGGAGGATTTCTCTGATGAAAGCCGGGATTATGCCGCCATAGAGATGCGTGCGCCGCTTTGTACTGTTTCCATCATGCAGATAAGGGAAGGCAAGCTGATCGGCAGGGCTCTCTACCGGGCGGAGACGCTTGGGGATGAGACGGAGACGCTTCTGAACTTCCTGATGCAATACTATGCGGACGGTGAACAACTGCCGAAGACTCTGTATGTTTCCCATGAAATTGACACTGATCTGATCCGCCAGTATTTCTCACAGACTCATGACCGGCACATTGAAGTGACTCTGCCTATGGAAGGCAAGCATTTCCGTATTGTGAAGATGGCGGCGGAAAATGCCGCGCGGGATGTCGAGAAACGCCTGCGCAGCCGGGACAATACGGGAGCGTTGGAGGAATTGGCGCAGGAGCTGGGGCTGGAAGCTCCGCCAATGTTGATTGAAGGTTTCGACATTGCGCAGCTTGCGGGAAAATATACCGTTGCCTCGCTCATTTCCTTCCGGGACGGCAACCCTGATCCAAAGAATTACCGCCGTTTCAATATCAAGAGCCTTGACGGACGTATTGATGACTTTGAAGCTGTCCGCGAGGCGATTGCCCGACGCTATACGCGCGTCTTGAACGAGAATTTGGAAAAGCCTGGTCTCATTATGATTGATGGCGGGAAGGGGCAGGTGGGAGCCGCACGGGAAATCCTGGATTCTCTTGGATTGTCTGACATCCCTTTGGTGGGACTGGCGAAGGATTTGGAAGAAATCGTGTTCGATGATGACCGGCCATCGCTGCTCCTGCCGGAGGATTCTCCTGCCTTGAGAGTCCTGATTGCCGTGAGGGATGAGTGTCACCGCTTCGCTACCAACGCCAACCAGCGGCTCCGTTCCCAGGACGCGACGTTCAAACTCCTGGAATCTGTGGAAGG
- the thyX gene encoding FAD-dependent thymidylate synthase, with protein sequence MAHCIVPAAEEILDKEFLVLDHGFVRLVDYLGSDERIVQAARVSYGEGTKTYRQDKGLISYLLRNEHTSPFEQVNFTFHVKMPIFVARQWVRHRTARINEISGRYSILKDEAYLPQPHHVNLQSEDNKQGRASEPVPPEMAEKICGMLAEDQRRAFASYHNVLEQGVARELARINLPLSAYTEWYWQMDLHNLLRFLMLRTDAHAQYEIRVYADVMLDIVEKVCPMTVEAFREHTLGGRKFSASEFAALKEMLAGKENPLTGRAREQFEAKLK encoded by the coding sequence ATGGCGCACTGCATTGTTCCTGCGGCTGAAGAAATACTGGATAAAGAGTTTCTCGTCCTTGACCACGGGTTTGTACGGCTTGTTGATTACTTGGGAAGCGATGAGCGCATTGTACAGGCTGCCAGGGTGTCCTATGGGGAAGGAACGAAGACGTACCGTCAGGACAAGGGACTCATAAGCTACCTGTTGCGCAATGAGCATACTTCCCCTTTTGAACAGGTGAATTTCACCTTTCATGTGAAAATGCCCATATTCGTCGCGCGGCAATGGGTGCGGCATCGTACCGCCCGTATCAATGAGATATCAGGCCGGTACAGCATCCTCAAGGATGAGGCATATCTTCCGCAACCGCACCATGTCAATCTTCAGAGCGAGGACAACAAGCAGGGCAGGGCGTCGGAGCCTGTTCCTCCGGAGATGGCGGAAAAGATATGCGGCATGTTGGCGGAAGATCAGAGGCGAGCTTTCGCTTCATACCACAATGTTCTGGAGCAGGGAGTCGCGCGGGAACTTGCCCGGATAAATCTGCCATTGAGCGCGTACACCGAATGGTACTGGCAGATGGATCTGCACAATCTCCTCCGTTTCCTGATGCTCCGTACTGATGCGCATGCCCAGTATGAAATACGTGTTTATGCCGATGTCATGCTTGATATTGTGGAGAAAGTCTGCCCTATGACGGTCGAGGCTTTTCGTGAGCATACTCTTGGCGGGCGGAAATTCAGCGCAAGCGAGTTCGCGGCGCTCAAGGAGATGCTTGCGGGCAAGGAGAATCCTTTGACTGGCCGTGCCCGTGAGCAGTTTGAAGCCAAGTTGAAATAG
- a CDS encoding RsmE family RNA methyltransferase encodes MNIVLFENLDADSFLPASDFRYGHIIHVLRLHEGDSFSAGIVNGASGHAKIESLDESGIRFSWTQEKEGDEARGQVPVTLLVAQVRPICMKRILRDAAMLGVSRLIVSGADTAEKSYQAAGLWSDGEYMKYLLDGAMQAVGTGFPEFFLTPSVNHAARLLSPHAAHFLLDNTENAPLFSAGDAITKACTVAIGPERGWSDRERQFFLESGFSVFSLGGRVLRTETACVVAVAMAMHRLGVL; translated from the coding sequence ATGAACATTGTCTTGTTTGAAAACCTTGACGCGGACTCCTTTCTTCCCGCTTCCGATTTCCGGTATGGACATATCATCCACGTACTCAGGCTCCATGAGGGAGATAGTTTTTCCGCGGGCATCGTGAACGGAGCCTCCGGTCATGCCAAGATAGAGAGTCTTGACGAAAGCGGCATCAGGTTCTCATGGACACAGGAAAAAGAAGGCGATGAGGCGCGGGGGCAGGTTCCCGTGACGTTGCTTGTCGCCCAAGTCCGTCCGATTTGCATGAAGCGTATCCTGCGTGACGCGGCCATGCTGGGAGTTTCCCGCCTGATTGTCAGCGGGGCTGATACCGCGGAGAAATCGTACCAGGCAGCCGGTCTATGGAGTGACGGAGAATACATGAAATATCTCCTGGACGGAGCGATGCAGGCGGTTGGCACGGGATTCCCAGAATTTTTCCTCACTCCTTCTGTCAATCATGCCGCCAGGCTTCTTTCTCCGCATGCCGCGCATTTCCTCTTGGACAATACGGAGAACGCGCCTCTCTTTTCTGCCGGTGATGCCATAACGAAAGCCTGTACCGTTGCAATCGGTCCTGAACGGGGCTGGAGCGATAGGGAGAGGCAGTTTTTCCTGGAATCAGGCTTCTCCGTCTTTTCCCTGGGGGGGCGCGTGCTGCGTACCGAGACAGCCTGCGTCGTAGCAGTCGCTATGGCAATGCATCGGCTGGGAGTGCTGTAA
- a CDS encoding peptide ABC transporter substrate-binding protein — translation MGHTARILTLLLCSVLLLPATAIANGRMEAKISIETEIRHPVPSAPPIPDDGITLVIALDKGEDVLSFHPHEAATALSSLASSAVAEGLTTYSRDASDAVPALASSWIQSTDGLMWIFTLRTGICFSDGTPITSHSVIDSWLNLLAPGNPNSSYSSFLDSVVGVKAYRTGTGETSGVGFRALDDTHLLISLKYPASYLPMLLASPGFAVVHPAILKDNNLAGTYSSGPFILKSQDKYGYTLVRNPQHQIADTPGYDILRLDIRGPGIAVYEDYKNGKIHWSQVYIPEPWLTGGDVFMAPQYSTDFFYFSTQEEPYADPRVRRALLSLLDAKVIRSLKPLIATKSLVPFSTAAFPSSAVTADERRTQALSLLAEAGYGDSGKSLPEIVMAVHRGSQTQQTAEYIADTWARELGITVILDTVPLSVYATHPENSPYEFATLTWIGDFPAPQAFLSLWLSDSSYNLGKYADKEYDALVSLANKATDEEERSRFLSQAEQRLLDQGAVYPLTHGFSVNFVNTRLLSGWEANALDIHPWRYLTPAR, via the coding sequence ATGGGACACACGGCGCGTATTCTGACATTGCTTCTCTGCTCGGTTCTCCTGCTCCCGGCCACGGCAATAGCTAACGGTCGCATGGAGGCGAAAATCTCCATTGAAACGGAAATACGTCATCCTGTACCATCCGCGCCGCCAATTCCCGATGATGGCATAACGCTTGTCATTGCCCTGGACAAAGGAGAAGATGTCCTGAGCTTTCATCCCCATGAAGCGGCGACTGCCCTATCTTCCCTTGCCTCATCAGCTGTCGCGGAAGGTTTGACGACTTACTCACGGGATGCCTCGGATGCCGTTCCGGCTCTCGCCAGTTCGTGGATACAGTCCACCGACGGACTGATGTGGATATTCACCCTGCGAACCGGCATATGCTTTTCAGACGGAACGCCCATCACATCTCATTCCGTCATTGACTCCTGGCTCAACCTGCTGGCTCCGGGAAACCCCAACTCAAGTTATTCTTCTTTCTTGGACAGCGTCGTCGGCGTCAAGGCATACCGGACAGGAACCGGAGAAACATCGGGCGTCGGTTTCCGCGCCTTGGACGACACCCATTTGCTCATCTCCCTCAAATATCCGGCGTCCTATCTCCCCATGCTGCTGGCTTCTCCGGGTTTTGCCGTTGTCCATCCTGCCATCCTGAAGGACAACAACCTCGCCGGAACGTATTCAAGCGGCCCCTTCATCCTCAAGTCGCAGGACAAATACGGCTATACGCTGGTCAGGAATCCTCAGCATCAGATTGCGGATACGCCGGGTTATGACATCTTGCGTCTGGACATTCGCGGTCCCGGTATAGCCGTCTATGAAGATTACAAGAACGGGAAGATACACTGGTCCCAAGTCTATATACCTGAACCGTGGCTGACTGGCGGAGACGTGTTCATGGCTCCCCAGTACTCAACCGATTTCTTTTATTTCAGTACGCAGGAAGAACCCTACGCCGACCCACGGGTACGCCGTGCGCTGCTCAGCCTGCTCGATGCCAAGGTGATACGCTCCCTGAAACCTTTGATCGCCACAAAGTCGCTGGTGCCTTTCAGCACGGCAGCTTTCCCGTCTTCGGCAGTGACGGCGGATGAGCGCAGGACACAGGCTCTCTCCCTGCTGGCCGAAGCCGGGTATGGAGACTCCGGAAAAAGCCTGCCGGAAATCGTCATGGCGGTGCATAGAGGTTCCCAGACACAGCAAACGGCGGAATATATCGCCGATACATGGGCACGGGAACTAGGCATCACCGTCATCCTGGATACCGTTCCTTTGTCCGTCTATGCGACACATCCTGAAAATTCCCCTTATGAATTTGCCACGCTCACATGGATCGGGGACTTCCCCGCGCCACAGGCGTTTCTCTCGCTTTGGCTGTCGGACAGCAGCTACAATCTCGGCAAATATGCCGACAAAGAATATGACGCCTTGGTAAGCCTCGCCAACAAGGCAACGGATGAAGAGGAACGTTCACGTTTCCTTAGCCAAGCGGAACAACGTCTGCTTGACCAAGGAGCCGTCTATCCTCTCACTCACGGTTTCTCCGTCAACTTCGTGAATACCCGTCTTCTCTCCGGATGGGAAGCTAACGCCCTGGACATCCATCCCTGGCGTTACCTTACGCCTGCCCGGTAG
- the malQ gene encoding 4-alpha-glucanotransferase: protein MKNKTERRVAGILLHPGMLPGAYGIGDFGQGSRDFLDLLSRMQVSLWQILPLGPTGYGDSPYAARSSFAGNELLIDLRSLAIEGFLDIDALLSAPSFPSDYVDYAAVRAWKEPLLALAAARFLKTADDTLMEEFHAFCAAQAGWLEDYALYEVLCVHYGDSRWFTTWDKDIALRKPDALVSWREKKAVELENAKIRQFFFFRQWQAVRSYAHGKGISIIGDLPIYVAADSADAWSHRELLSFSPDGVQTELGGVPPDAFSATGQLWGNPVYAWEKHEEDGFAWWTRRLAAAFSQVDILRLDHFRGFAACWVVPASASTAASGRWVASPGTRLLAAAREKLGNMDIIAEDLGVITPDVEQLRVENGFPGMKILQFAFEKKDGRFNPHHDYLPHEYDYDSAAYTGTHDNQTSRGWFSSLSHEYKDMVRCYLQCDDGDVVWQMIRVIMMSRARYAVFPIQDILGCGDEARFNTPGTCGTHNWGWRMNPEALQGWMVERFSGMVTMYGRSTGQA, encoded by the coding sequence ATGAAGAATAAAACAGAAAGACGCGTGGCAGGTATCCTGCTGCATCCCGGCATGTTGCCCGGAGCCTATGGCATCGGGGATTTCGGACAGGGTTCCCGTGATTTCCTTGACCTGCTTTCCCGTATGCAAGTCTCGCTCTGGCAAATCCTCCCTCTTGGCCCCACAGGATACGGGGATTCCCCATATGCCGCCCGCTCATCCTTCGCCGGCAATGAACTTCTCATTGACCTGCGCTCCCTTGCCATTGAGGGATTTCTTGATATTGATGCCTTGCTTTCCGCCCCGTCCTTTCCATCTGATTACGTAGATTATGCCGCTGTGCGTGCATGGAAGGAACCGCTGCTTGCTTTGGCTGCTGCCCGTTTCTTGAAGACCGCTGATGATACTCTCATGGAGGAATTTCATGCCTTCTGTGCAGCCCAGGCGGGATGGCTGGAAGATTACGCCCTGTATGAAGTATTGTGCGTCCATTATGGGGACTCCCGCTGGTTCACAACATGGGACAAGGACATAGCCCTGCGCAAGCCTGACGCGCTGGTTTCATGGCGTGAGAAAAAGGCTGTCGAGCTGGAGAATGCCAAGATCAGGCAATTTTTCTTTTTCCGTCAGTGGCAGGCAGTCCGTTCTTATGCTCACGGCAAAGGTATATCCATCATTGGAGACCTGCCTATCTATGTTGCGGCTGACAGTGCTGACGCATGGAGTCATCGTGAACTACTTTCGTTTTCTCCCGATGGTGTGCAGACGGAGCTGGGGGGAGTTCCGCCCGACGCCTTCTCTGCCACGGGGCAGTTGTGGGGTAACCCGGTGTATGCATGGGAAAAGCATGAAGAAGATGGTTTCGCTTGGTGGACACGTCGGCTTGCGGCGGCTTTCTCCCAAGTGGATATCCTGCGGCTTGACCACTTCCGAGGTTTTGCCGCCTGCTGGGTAGTACCGGCATCGGCATCTACAGCCGCCTCCGGACGCTGGGTCGCATCTCCCGGAACCCGTTTGCTCGCCGCTGCGCGTGAGAAGCTGGGAAACATGGACATCATAGCGGAGGATTTGGGAGTGATTACTCCCGATGTCGAGCAGTTGCGTGTTGAAAACGGATTCCCCGGCATGAAGATCCTCCAATTCGCCTTTGAAAAGAAAGATGGCCGCTTCAATCCCCATCATGACTATCTTCCCCATGAGTATGACTATGACAGCGCGGCCTATACCGGAACCCATGACAACCAGACCAGCCGGGGATGGTTCTCCTCGCTTTCCCATGAGTACAAGGACATGGTGAGGTGCTATCTTCAATGTGATGATGGGGATGTCGTCTGGCAGATGATTCGCGTCATCATGATGAGCCGTGCCCGCTATGCCGTGTTCCCCATCCAGGATATCTTGGGATGCGGCGATGAAGCGCGTTTCAATACACCGGGAACCTGCGGTACCCATAATTGGGGATGGAGGATGAACCCCGAAGCTCTGCAAGGCTGGATGGTGGAGAGATTCTCAGGCATGGTGACAATGTACGGACGTTCTACCGGGCAGGCGTAA
- a CDS encoding CarD family transcriptional regulator encodes MSSSDIGMKFSVGDHIVYPLQGVGIIKCIEERNFQGEPQPYYVIHIAISDMIVKIPIAKAAEMGIRAIVPPSEAQEAIDSISSKYDPLPVDWKTRYQMNVDLLQQGSIASIAQVVQALYHRSKVKELPVQERKLYDGALRLLIDEVSFSLKRPEDEIEKLIFSRLEKK; translated from the coding sequence ATGAGTTCTTCAGATATAGGCATGAAATTTTCTGTCGGTGACCACATTGTTTATCCTCTCCAGGGGGTCGGCATCATCAAATGTATCGAAGAACGCAACTTCCAGGGTGAACCTCAGCCGTATTATGTCATCCACATTGCTATCTCGGACATGATTGTCAAGATTCCCATTGCCAAAGCCGCGGAAATGGGCATCCGTGCCATTGTCCCTCCCAGCGAGGCACAGGAGGCCATTGATAGCATCTCCAGCAAATATGACCCCCTTCCTGTGGACTGGAAGACACGCTACCAGATGAACGTCGATCTTCTCCAGCAGGGTTCCATTGCTTCCATAGCCCAGGTCGTACAGGCATTGTATCACCGAAGCAAGGTCAAGGAGCTTCCCGTCCAGGAACGCAAGCTGTACGATGGCGCTCTCAGGCTTCTTATTGATGAAGTGTCCTTCTCACTCAAGAGACCCGAAGACGAGATAGAAAAGCTCATCTTCTCACGGCTGGAGAAAAAGTGA
- a CDS encoding IspD/TarI family cytidylyltransferase produces MAFPPHAVVVTAAGTSDRFSISNDETLSVKKEFLTIDGKTVLYRAVSPFMEVPGCRLLIVTYPEGMEADVAYALDDIMNQNRIPLFLVTGGRTRQSSVQCALERIASLDIPIEYVAIHDGARPYVTPQLVINTLAMASVFGGAAPVIPVNDALTEVDENGLMRNHIPRAMTRAIQTPQIFRFTEILEAHRQAARSGHYSYVDDTEIYQAHGGHVCASEGDRANRKITWPEDIPDYAAQVAAYREARDKGRKQMKALRDFEALRTQTRMEIIAHQRNAEIHGENGEDNELQDR; encoded by the coding sequence ATGGCTTTCCCTCCTCACGCGGTCGTCGTGACGGCGGCCGGGACAAGCGATAGATTCAGTATATCCAATGACGAAACCCTCTCCGTAAAAAAGGAATTTCTAACGATCGATGGCAAAACTGTCTTGTACCGGGCAGTTTCTCCTTTCATGGAGGTTCCAGGATGCCGCTTGCTTATCGTGACGTATCCGGAGGGTATGGAAGCGGATGTCGCCTATGCCCTTGATGACATCATGAACCAGAATCGTATTCCTCTCTTTCTGGTAACCGGTGGCAGGACAAGGCAGTCTTCCGTACAGTGTGCCCTGGAGAGGATTGCGTCTTTGGACATTCCCATAGAATATGTAGCCATCCACGACGGAGCTCGCCCTTATGTGACTCCTCAGTTGGTCATAAACACATTGGCCATGGCTTCCGTGTTCGGCGGAGCCGCTCCTGTGATACCGGTAAATGACGCCCTCACGGAAGTGGATGAAAATGGCCTGATGCGCAACCACATCCCCCGTGCCATGACACGAGCCATCCAGACACCCCAGATTTTCCGATTCACGGAAATACTTGAGGCGCACAGACAAGCTGCCCGTTCCGGACACTACTCTTATGTAGATGATACCGAGATATACCAGGCGCATGGCGGCCATGTCTGCGCGTCGGAAGGCGACCGCGCCAACAGAAAGATTACCTGGCCGGAGGACATACCGGATTACGCCGCCCAAGTCGCCGCATACAGGGAGGCACGGGACAAGGGAAGGAAACAGATGAAAGCACTCCGTGACTTCGAGGCGCTTCGCACGCAGACCCGGATGGAAATAATAGCACACCAGCGGAATGCTGAAATCCACGGAGAAAACGGAGAAGACAATGAGCTTCAGGATAGGTAA
- the ispF gene encoding 2-C-methyl-D-erythritol 2,4-cyclodiphosphate synthase yields the protein MSFRIGNGWDLHRLTTGRNLMLGGVLIPHDKGEDAHSDGDVLIHAIIDALLGSMAKGDIGNHFPPHDDRWKDADSSYLLTLVMETLKEEGLSVVNIDTTVILQEPHLQPYILDIRKTLARLMGLSVSVISVKAKTAEHILGELGSGDAIEAQATVLVHVMEKTRELENPAETP from the coding sequence ATGAGCTTCAGGATAGGTAACGGCTGGGATTTGCATCGTCTGACCACTGGACGAAATCTCATGCTTGGCGGGGTTTTGATTCCTCATGACAAGGGAGAAGACGCACATTCTGATGGTGATGTCTTGATTCATGCCATCATTGACGCCCTGCTCGGTTCCATGGCAAAAGGGGACATAGGAAACCATTTCCCTCCCCATGACGACCGCTGGAAAGATGCCGACAGCAGCTATCTCCTGACTCTGGTCATGGAAACCCTGAAAGAAGAAGGTCTTTCTGTCGTGAACATCGACACCACTGTCATACTCCAGGAACCACATCTTCAACCGTATATTCTGGATATCAGGAAAACCCTTGCCCGCTTGATGGGGCTTTCTGTTTCCGTCATCTCCGTCAAAGCCAAGACAGCAGAACACATCTTGGGAGAACTTGGCAGCGGGGATGCGATAGAAGCCCAAGCAACCGTACTTGTCCATGTCATGGAAAAAACCAGGGAATTGGAAAATCCTGCGGAGACGCCATAA
- a CDS encoding virulence RhuM family protein: protein MKKKEKSNLPMIHSSTAEYLTFVAATGDTPDNVEMRYQDENIWLTQKMMAALYDVSVAAVNQHIKRIYPDGELEPGATIKKYLIVQTEGTRQVEREIDHYNLQMIIAVGFKVNNERAVRFRKWADALCF from the coding sequence GTGAAGAAGAAAGAGAAATCAAATCTGCCGATGATTCATAGCTCGACGGCTGAGTACCTTACCTTCGTGGCGGCGACGGGCGACACACCGGACAACGTGGAGATGCGCTACCAAGACGAAAACATTTGGCTTACTCAAAAGATGATGGCGGCGTTGTATGATGTAAGCGTGGCCGCAGTCAATCAGCATATCAAGCGTATTTACCCCGATGGCGAGCTTGAGCCGGGGGCAACTATTAAGAAATACTTAATAGTTCAAACCGAGGGAACACGGCAAGTAGAGAGGGAAATCGATCACTATAATCTCCAAATGATTATCGCTGTCGGTTTCAAGGTGAACAACGAACGCGCTGTGCGTTTCCGCAAATGGGCGGATGCGCTATGCTTTTAG